In Panthera leo isolate Ple1 chromosome F3, P.leo_Ple1_pat1.1, whole genome shotgun sequence, one genomic interval encodes:
- the SELL gene encoding L-selectin, translating to MSKAKVFPWKCQRAQRDSWNVFRLWVWTVLCCDFLARHGTDCWTYHYSETPMNWARARKFCQEDYTDLVAIQNKGEIEYLEQMLPFSRYYYWIGIRKVGGTWTWVGTNKSLTKEAENWGHGEPNNKKSKEDCVEIYIKRAKDAGKWNDDSCHKQKIALCYTASCQPSSCSNHGECVETINNYTCNCDVGYYGPQCQFVVQCEPLEAPDLGTMDCSHPVGTFSFSSQCTFNCSKGTDLIGVEETTCGPFGNWSSLEPTCQMISCKPLMAPDLGTMDCSHPLANFSFTSTCTFNCLEGTELIGERKIICGPSGIWSSPSPICQKVDQSFSMIKEGNYNPLFIPVAVMVTAFSGLAFIIWLARRLKKGKKSRESVDDPY from the exons ATGAGCAAAGCCAAG GTATTTCCATGGAAATGTCAGAGAGCTCAGAGGGACTCATGGAATGTCTTCAGGTTGTGGGTCTGGACAGTGCTCTGTTGTG ATTTCCTTGCACGTCACGGGACCGACTGCTGGACTTACCACTATTCTGAAACACCCATGAACTGGGCAAGGGCTAGAAAGTTCTGCCAAGAAGATTACACAGATTTAGTTGCCATCCAAAACAAGGGGGAGATTGAATACCTAGAGCAGATGCTTCCCTTCAGCCGCTATTACTACTGGATAGGAATCCGGAAGGTAGGGGGAACATGGACTTGGGTGGGAACCAACAAGTCTCTTACCAAAGAAGCAGAGAACTGGGGACATGGAGAGCCGAACAACAAGAAGTCCAAAGAAGACTGTGTGGAGATTTACATCAAGAGGGCCAAAGACGCGGGAAAATGGAATGATGATTCCTGCCACAAGCAGAAGATAGCCCTCTGTTACACAG CTTCTTGTCAGCCCTCATCATGCAGCAACCATGGAGAATGTGTGGAAACCATCAATAATTATACCTGCAACTGTGATGTTGGGTACTATGGGCCCCAGTGTCAATTTG tGGTTCAGTGTGAGCCTCTGGAGGCCCCTGATCTGGGTACCATGGACTGTAGTCACCCTGTGGGAACCTTCAGCTTCAGCTCTCAGTGTACCTTCAACTGCTCTAAGGGCACAGACCTCATTGGAGTTGAGGAAACCACTTGTGGACCTTTTGGAAACTGGTCATCTCTAGAACCAACCTGTCAAA TGATTTCCTGTAAGCCTCTAATGGCACCCGATCTGGGAACCATGGACTGTAGTCACCCCCTGGCCAACTTCAGCTTTACATCCACATGTACCTTCAACTGCTTAGAAGGAACTGAGTTAATCGgggagagaaaaattatttgtggACCATCGGGAATCTGGTCAAGCCCTAGTCCAATATGCCAAA AAGTGGACCAGAGTTTCTCAATGATCAAAGAGGGTAACTATAACCCTCTCTTCATTCCGGTGGCAGTCATGGTTACTGCTTTTTCTGGGTTGGCATTTATCATTTGGCTGGCAAGAAGATTGAAGAAAG